A genomic segment from Hypomesus transpacificus isolate Combined female chromosome 13, fHypTra1, whole genome shotgun sequence encodes:
- the rcvrnb gene encoding recoverin b gives MGNSKSGALSKDLLEDLKLNTMYSEEQLCTWYQTFLKECPSGRISRQQFETIYASFFPDADPKAYACHVFRSFDSDSDGTLDFKEYIVALHLTSSGKTIQKLEWAFNLYDVDRNGSVTKNEIHEIVESIFNMISKEDQKNLPEDENTPEKRTDKIWDFFGKKENDKITEGEFIQGVMANKNILRLIQFDEPQKVQDRLKEKKH, from the exons atGGGCAACAGCAAGAGTGGAGCTCTGTCCAAGGACTTGTTGGAAGACCTGAAGCTGAACACTATGTACAGCGAGGAACAACTGTGTACAtg GTACCAGACCTTCCTGAAGGAGTGTCCGAGCGGGCGCATAAGCAGACAGCAGTTTGAGACCATCTACGCCAGCTTCTTCCCCGACGCTGACCCCAAGGCCTACGCCTGCCATGTCTTCAGAAGCTTCGATTCAGACAG TGATGGCACGCTGGACTTCAAGGAGTATATTGTAGCCCTGCACCTCACCTCGTCAGGAAAGACCATCCAGAAACTGGAGTGGGCCTTCAACCTGTACGACGTGGACCGCAACGGCAGCGTCACCAAGAACGAGATCCACGAGATTGTTGAG TCAATCTTCAACATGATTTCCAAGGAGGATCAGAAGAACCTTCCAGAGGATGAGAACACTCCGGAGAAGCGAACAGATAAAATCTGGGACTTCtttggaaagaaagaaaacg ACAAGATAACGGAAGGGGAGTTCATCCAGGGGGTGATGGCCAACAAGAACATCCTCAGACTCATCCAGTTTGACGAACCCCAGAAGGTCCAGGACAGGCTAAAGGAGAAGAAGCACTAG
- the LOC124475448 gene encoding glucagon-like peptide 2 receptor, with translation MGSVLENVITKRTEYQENCTRTLESSTPTKAGIFCNGTFDRFVCWPHSSPGNVSVLCPSYLPWIKEDASRNVYQECLANGSWRSDRDQRECQEPHFFKEEEDEMFRQTALRVISLVGYSLSLSSLSLATLLMGLLRKLHCARNYIHMNLFLSFILRALAVITKEILFHFTYTKLPKDETGWKAYSNSTIQILCKGSKVFMEYFVACSFFWLLVEAIFLHTLLFTAVLTKRRLLKRYMLIGWGTPFLFVVPWAVVKILYENTGCWVNTSRLIWWIIRGPITLSVLVIFVIFIKILMLLLSKLKADQVKFTDYRYSLARATLVLIPLLGLHEMVFAMFIDECVKGDGRYVRNFFNLTLSSFQGFLVAVLYCFANGEVQTELKKRWQLFLFTNHFQVRNCFRGAPLKHLWKCSRGRRPHGSEQSESYEEGGAPTHCHLLQVATQRDGGGRGGRGGVEGGGGDKGGQQGRGRGRDTTSLEFLARKSLSSSDGEITLGETMEEILEESEF, from the exons ATGGGTTCGGTGCTGGAGAACGTGATAACTAAACGGACTGAGTACCAGGAAAACTGCACCAGAACGTTGGAGTCCAGCACCCCCACAAAAGCCG GAATCTTCTGTAACGGGACCTTTGACAGGTTTGTGTGCTGGCCTCATTCCTCTCCAGGGAACGTGTCGGTCCTGTGTCCCTCATACCTGCCATGGATCAAGGAAG ACGCCTCCAGGAACGTTTACCAGGAATGTCTGGCCAATGGGAGCTGGCGGTCTGACCGCGATCAGAGAGAATGTCAGGAGCCACACTTTTTcaaagaggag gaaGACGAGATGTTCCGGCAGACAGCTCTCCGGGTCATCTCCCTCGTGGGCTACTCCCTGtccttgtcctccctctccctggccaCTCTGCTGATGGGCCTGCTCAG GAAGCTCCACTGTGCTAGGAATTACATCCACATGAACCTGTTCCTGTCTTTCATCCTGAGGGCCCTGGCAGTCATCACCAAGGAGATCCTATTTCATTTCACCTACACCAAGCTGCCCAAAGATGAGACTGGGTGGAAGGCCTACTCCAACTCCACG ATCCAGATTTTGTGTAAGGGCTCCAAGGTGTTCATGGAGTACTTTGTGGCCTGTAGCTTCTTTTGGCTCCTGGTGGAGGCCAtcttcctccacaccctcctcttcaCGGCCGTGCTGACCAAGAGACGCCTGCTGAAGAGATACATGCTCATTGGCTGGG GAACCCCATTCCTGTTTGTGGTGCCATGGGCAGTGGTCAAGATCCTGTATGAAAACACAGG GTGCTGGGTCAACACCAGCAGACTGATATGGTGGATCATTAGAGGACCAATCACGTTGTCCGTGCTG GTCATCTTCGTCATATTTATAAAAATCCTTATGCTGCTGCTGTCCAAGTTGAAAGCTGATCAGGTGAAGTTCACAGACTACAGATACAG cctggcccgGGCCACCCTGGTTCTGATTCCTCTGTTGGGGCTCCACGAGATGGTGTTCGCCATGTTCATAGACGAGTGCGTCAAGGGCGACGGACGCTACGTGCGCAACTTCTTCAACCTGACGCTCAGCTCCTTCCAG GGATTCCTGGTAGCTGTGCTGTACTGTTTCGCCAATGGAGAG GTCCAGACTGAGCTGAAGAAGCGCTGGCAGCTCTTCCTGTTCACCAACCACTTCCAGGTCAGGAACTGCTTCCGGGGCGCTCCCCTCAAACACCTGTGGAAGTGTTCCCGAGGCCGCCGCCCACACGGATCCGAGCAGAGCGAATCGTACGAGGAGGGCGGAGCTCCCACTCACTGCCACCTGCTACAGGTGgccacacagagagatggaggaggaagaggaggaagaggaggagtagaaggCGGGGGAGGAGATAAAGGGGgccagcaggggagagggagggggagggacacgacgagtctggagtttctggcaaGGAAGAGTCTGTCCAGTAGCGATGGAGAGATCACCCTGGGAGAAACCATGGAGGAGATACTGGAGGAGAGCGAGTTCTGA